One Paenibacillus crassostreae DNA segment encodes these proteins:
- a CDS encoding glycosyltransferase: MRDLKVAIVHDYLNQMGGAERVVAVFHKMFPDAPIYTTIVDRNKLLPELQDADIKTTWMQRIPGILKKFKMFFWLYPFAVRSMNVKGYDLILSSSSAYAKGVRKGRGSIHICYCHTPMRFAWNYEAYMESVQVPNNVKKLAKCFIRPLQTWDRNNSKHVDRLIANSTIVKERIKQCYEMNAPIIFPPVEISRFNAIEGEPEDYFLVVSRLVSYKRIDLAVEACTQLGQRLLVVGDGPDRQRLERLAGDTVTFLGRRSDEEVVRYMQHCKALIFPGIEDFGITPLEVNACGRPIIAYCVGGALDTVVDEQTGLFFEEQSVSSLMATIDQFNQYQWNSERIRQHAEKFSEHLFIEQLQSSIESLLGTREINTKITEAEGSY, translated from the coding sequence ATGCGTGATCTGAAAGTAGCCATTGTACATGATTACCTTAATCAAATGGGCGGTGCTGAACGAGTAGTAGCTGTATTCCACAAAATGTTCCCCGATGCGCCAATTTATACAACGATTGTGGATCGAAATAAACTTCTTCCCGAGTTACAGGACGCTGATATCAAGACGACTTGGATGCAGCGAATTCCAGGAATATTAAAAAAATTCAAAATGTTCTTCTGGTTGTACCCGTTCGCAGTACGTTCAATGAACGTGAAAGGCTACGACCTTATTCTTAGCTCCAGTAGTGCTTATGCCAAAGGAGTACGGAAGGGTAGGGGGAGTATCCATATTTGTTATTGCCATACACCTATGCGATTTGCATGGAATTATGAAGCGTATATGGAAAGCGTTCAAGTCCCGAATAACGTAAAAAAACTTGCAAAATGTTTTATCCGCCCTCTCCAAACATGGGATAGAAATAACTCGAAGCATGTGGATCGCCTGATTGCAAATTCAACCATCGTGAAAGAGCGGATCAAACAATGTTATGAAATGAATGCACCGATTATTTTCCCTCCAGTAGAGATTAGCCGGTTCAACGCAATAGAAGGGGAGCCAGAGGATTATTTTCTTGTTGTTTCCAGATTAGTATCGTACAAAAGAATAGATTTGGCCGTAGAGGCTTGTACTCAGTTGGGTCAACGTTTGCTCGTAGTTGGCGATGGTCCAGATCGGCAGAGACTTGAGCGGCTAGCTGGCGATACGGTCACTTTTCTAGGGCGGAGAAGTGATGAGGAGGTCGTCCGTTATATGCAGCATTGTAAAGCATTGATCTTTCCCGGTATTGAAGATTTCGGCATAACACCGCTTGAAGTTAATGCATGCGGCAGGCCGATTATTGCTTACTGTGTGGGTGGAGCCTTGGACACGGTTGTTGATGAACAGACGGGGTTATTTTTCGAAGAGCAATCCGTAAGCTCACTGATGGCGACAATCGATCAGTTCAATCAATATCAATGGAATTCAGAACGAATTCGGCAGCATGCTGAGAAATTCAGTGAGCATTTATTTATAGAACAGTTGCAGTCCAGCATTGAGAGTCTGTTAGGAACAAGAGAGATCAATACCAAGATCACGGAAGCGGAAGGGAGCTATTAA
- a CDS encoding acyltransferase has product MFSKLIKCLFSIRFWSYVVKMLLNLYDRSFGSIPKLGAYNDAVIDVTTSFRNPNNIYLNTKVTIGEECRLWASENAKIIIGKSAILGPNVFITSMNHGIEKNTVIRDQNFIERDVIINEDCWIGSQSIILPGVTLGKGTVVAAGAVVTKSTEPYSIVAGVPAKVISYRL; this is encoded by the coding sequence ATGTTTTCAAAATTAATAAAATGTTTATTTAGCATTCGATTTTGGTCATACGTTGTAAAGATGCTATTAAACCTATACGATCGAAGTTTTGGTTCTATTCCAAAACTTGGAGCTTATAATGATGCCGTCATAGATGTTACTACATCATTTCGTAATCCTAATAATATCTATCTCAATACTAAAGTAACAATTGGTGAAGAATGCCGTTTGTGGGCTTCAGAAAATGCGAAAATAATTATTGGTAAATCGGCGATTTTAGGTCCAAACGTATTTATAACTAGTATGAACCATGGAATAGAAAAGAATACCGTTATTCGTGATCAAAACTTTATCGAAAGAGATGTAATTATTAATGAAGATTGTTGGATTGGATCCCAAAGTATAATTCTCCCCGGTGTAACACTAGGAAAAGGAACAGTTGTGGCAGCTGGAGCGGTAGTTACTAAGAGTACGGAACCTTATTCTATTGTTGCCGGAGTTCCAGCAAAGGTTATTTCATATAGACTATAA
- a CDS encoding glycosyltransferase family 4 protein, translating into MNILLSIHHNLNKNEGAPGVTYQLYQEYEKLGHHASIYSFDSIPSYVPNKLKSFLFPLFFFLYVKINARKQNIDVIDASSGDAWILSLFRNRKKKSETLLISRSHGLEHTVHDSLLDQQHIGNVKLSWKYPIYHGGIRLWEVATSFRKADGCLFLNDYDLIYSIEKLKINRQYSRTISNGLPDYFIDLPVNILSIEKKDKVHIVQIGSYISRKGIFYTAKAMNSILKKYPNVELSFIGTGCMAEKVLEDYDPAVHNQIQVISKYEHQELPILLQGKHILLFPSLAEGFGLVLIEAMACGLAPLATATQGPLMILKDGYDSKIIPPADYESIENVLNYLFSNTNMLDQLRHNAYETAQQYKWSEIAKDTIHFYEKISKKEIG; encoded by the coding sequence ATGAACATACTTTTATCCATTCATCATAATTTGAACAAAAATGAAGGAGCCCCAGGAGTAACCTATCAACTTTATCAGGAGTATGAAAAATTAGGGCATCATGCTTCCATTTATTCCTTCGATAGTATTCCATCCTATGTACCAAATAAACTAAAATCATTTTTATTTCCATTATTCTTTTTTTTGTATGTAAAAATAAATGCAAGGAAACAAAACATTGACGTTATTGATGCTTCAAGTGGAGATGCGTGGATCTTAAGCCTGTTTAGAAACCGCAAAAAAAAGTCTGAGACTCTACTCATATCAAGAAGTCATGGGCTAGAACATACTGTCCATGACAGCCTCCTAGATCAACAACATATAGGGAACGTTAAACTTTCATGGAAGTATCCTATATATCATGGGGGTATCAGATTGTGGGAAGTAGCAACTTCGTTCCGAAAAGCTGACGGTTGTTTGTTTTTAAATGATTATGACTTAATTTATTCTATTGAGAAGTTGAAAATCAATAGGCAGTATTCTCGGACAATCAGTAATGGGCTTCCTGATTATTTTATTGATTTACCAGTTAATATCTTATCTATTGAAAAAAAGGATAAAGTACATATTGTACAAATAGGAAGTTATATATCTAGGAAGGGTATTTTCTATACTGCAAAAGCAATGAATTCAATATTAAAAAAATATCCTAATGTCGAGCTGTCATTTATCGGTACGGGTTGTATGGCTGAAAAGGTACTTGAGGACTATGATCCTGCGGTACATAATCAGATACAAGTTATTAGTAAATATGAACATCAAGAATTGCCAATCCTCCTACAGGGTAAACACATTTTGTTGTTCCCATCATTGGCAGAAGGCTTTGGATTAGTACTAATTGAAGCAATGGCGTGTGGTTTAGCACCTCTTGCAACAGCTACTCAAGGGCCTTTAATGATACTAAAAGATGGTTACGACTCAAAAATAATACCTCCGGCAGATTACGAGTCAATTGAGAATGTTTTAAATTATTTGTTCTCCAATACGAACATGCTTGATCAGTTAAGACACAATGCTTACGAAACCGCACAGCAATATAAATGGTCGGAGATAGCGAAAGACACCATTCATTTTTATGAGAAAATTAGTAAGAAGGAAATTGGTTAA
- a CDS encoding glycosyltransferase family 4 protein — MRIAFYNHTSSISGAEISLLLTAQHLTLAHPILFAPEGELLERARNRGLEVVALPSFRARMTKNPILLVIYVMGMLWAGWRLALLMKKNDVDLIHANSIRAGIMAGLFRWYHRLPVVWHLRDMPPQGYMGKIVRKFAGFTSQALIGISESVIQGIDHPSVAGRCHLVHNGVELRSFNPEVRQGIRESTRVELRTPQDARVLAIIGQIAPWKRQEDAIEAFATLVGEEQNTVLWIVGEAKFRSENEQYLDQLHEKVKLLQLEDNVIFTGFREDVLEICCSADLLLLCSDKEPFGRVIIEAMSQGTPVVGTRGGGVPEIIQHGVSGLMYEIGNVEQLIHCIRQVLDDEIFWSKLSRNGQERVQERFSITQTSHNVELIYQQLLVRPGHELLEHQRAREMM; from the coding sequence ATGAGAATCGCCTTTTATAACCATACGAGTTCGATCAGTGGTGCGGAGATCAGTCTACTGTTGACTGCACAACATTTAACTCTAGCACATCCGATACTGTTTGCACCCGAAGGTGAATTGCTGGAGAGAGCGCGTAACCGAGGACTTGAAGTCGTGGCGCTGCCTAGCTTCCGAGCGAGAATGACCAAAAATCCGATTCTTCTAGTGATCTATGTTATGGGAATGTTGTGGGCAGGATGGAGGCTGGCTCTTCTAATGAAGAAAAATGATGTGGATCTCATCCATGCCAATTCTATAAGAGCAGGTATTATGGCAGGTTTATTCAGATGGTACCATCGACTGCCAGTTGTGTGGCATTTACGAGACATGCCTCCACAGGGATACATGGGCAAGATTGTTCGCAAGTTCGCAGGGTTTACGTCGCAGGCACTCATCGGTATTTCCGAATCTGTCATTCAGGGCATAGATCATCCTTCTGTAGCGGGGCGGTGCCATCTCGTACATAACGGTGTGGAACTAAGGAGTTTCAATCCCGAGGTAAGACAAGGCATTAGAGAAAGTACCCGTGTCGAATTAAGAACACCTCAAGATGCACGAGTGTTGGCTATTATAGGTCAGATTGCTCCATGGAAGAGACAAGAGGATGCTATTGAAGCATTCGCCACTCTTGTGGGTGAGGAACAAAACACGGTTCTATGGATTGTTGGAGAAGCTAAGTTCAGGTCAGAGAACGAACAATATCTCGACCAACTACATGAGAAGGTTAAGTTGTTACAACTTGAGGATAACGTCATATTCACAGGATTCAGAGAAGATGTATTGGAGATCTGCTGTTCAGCAGATCTCCTTTTATTATGTTCGGATAAAGAACCCTTTGGCCGAGTTATTATTGAAGCGATGTCACAAGGAACGCCTGTCGTTGGGACACGAGGGGGTGGCGTCCCTGAGATTATTCAACATGGTGTGAGTGGACTCATGTATGAGATTGGAAATGTCGAGCAACTCATACATTGCATCCGTCAAGTACTCGATGATGAGATCTTTTGGTCTAAGCTTAGTCGCAATGGACAGGAGCGGGTACAAGAGAGGTTCTCCATCACTCAGACTTCTCACAATGTCGAACTGATTTATCAGCAGCTATTGGTCAGACCTGGTCATGAATTGTTGGAACATCAACGTGCAAGGGAGATGATGTAA
- a CDS encoding glycosyltransferase family 4 protein — MKVLSTGMGWIDIQHGGLNRYFADYTNAMKEHGHSELGLIVAPKGVDLPSDRNIQNATHEVEVNHFIPRMRSVQQHAKEAISSFQPDVFNPHFAFYTTMVTRSQIPAHIPIVTHFHGPWAMESRVEEKTNAGAIKETKFWIKKQVEQMTYRRSDSFIVLSEYFRDVLTDTYGVDERKIHIIPGAVDHHRFQPHHNREELRTQLGIFSDQPLLFCIRRLVRRMGIDRLIHAMVDVVQTHPNVQLFIGGDGPMRAEYEELIGHLGLSSNVKLLGRISNEELVQYYQAADLSLVPTLTLEGFGLITVESLACGTPVLGTPYGGTKEILHQISDDLMFKDGTSESISKKIIDVLNKDSYLPSREECREHVLSQYTWGRVAEAVTEVFTEEISKRKGFRR, encoded by the coding sequence ATGAAGGTGCTTTCGACTGGAATGGGATGGATAGATATCCAGCATGGTGGATTAAATCGTTATTTCGCCGATTACACCAATGCAATGAAAGAACATGGACACTCTGAACTTGGGTTGATTGTGGCTCCAAAAGGAGTTGATCTCCCATCAGACAGGAATATTCAGAATGCAACCCATGAAGTAGAGGTTAATCATTTTATCCCTCGGATGAGATCGGTGCAACAGCATGCTAAAGAAGCTATAAGCAGCTTTCAACCGGACGTATTTAATCCTCATTTTGCTTTCTATACAACCATGGTTACAAGAAGCCAAATCCCCGCCCATATCCCCATAGTTACACATTTCCATGGACCATGGGCAATGGAATCTAGAGTAGAAGAAAAGACGAATGCAGGTGCAATCAAAGAAACAAAGTTTTGGATCAAGAAGCAAGTAGAACAAATGACTTACCGTCGTTCGGATAGCTTCATTGTTCTTAGTGAGTACTTTAGAGACGTATTGACCGACACATATGGAGTGGATGAGAGAAAAATACATATTATACCAGGAGCGGTGGACCATCATCGATTCCAACCTCATCACAATCGTGAGGAATTAAGGACACAACTAGGTATTTTCTCGGATCAACCTTTGCTCTTCTGCATAAGAAGACTAGTTCGGAGAATGGGAATTGATCGCTTAATTCATGCCATGGTTGATGTAGTCCAAACACATCCTAACGTCCAGCTGTTCATCGGAGGAGATGGACCGATGCGGGCAGAATATGAGGAACTCATAGGTCATCTTGGGCTTTCTTCTAATGTTAAGTTGCTCGGCAGAATATCCAATGAGGAACTCGTGCAGTATTATCAAGCAGCAGATCTCAGCTTAGTTCCAACCCTCACACTAGAGGGATTCGGTCTTATTACCGTAGAATCTCTTGCCTGTGGAACACCAGTGCTAGGGACTCCTTATGGGGGAACAAAGGAGATTTTACATCAAATATCGGATGATTTAATGTTTAAAGACGGAACTTCTGAATCGATAAGCAAGAAAATTATTGATGTCCTGAATAAGGATTCTTACCTTCCTTCCCGAGAAGAGTGCAGAGAACATGTACTGAGTCAGTATACATGGGGGAGGGTAGCGGAAGCTGTGACGGAGGTATTTACGGAAGAAATCAGTAAAAGAAAGGGGTTCAGAAGATGA
- a CDS encoding sugar phosphate nucleotidyltransferase gives MHIVLLSGGSGNRLWPLSNETRSKQFLKLLDNGSGQRESMVQRVWGQLGQMGLQQSAIVATGRSQVEMLQNQLGLEVEMVVEPARRDTFPAIALAAGYLYSVKGASPNDVVIVLPVDPFVEDHFFEKVKELETLMLQTEADLGLMGVLPDHPSSKFGYIVPQSTSKLDNGMEFLRVNHFVEKPEEQHALQLMEQSALWNCGVFAFRLEYVINHLLEQSLPIQYDELIHQYNRMEKTSFDYAVVEKAKNIVVMPYKGIWKDLGTWNVLTEEIQSTVIGKGTLTEDSHNTHVINELDIPITVIGSPNLIVAASPDGILVSEKNASIRIKEVMQFGDQRPMYEERRWGRYRVLDYIKYPNGNEVLTKRICILQGKNLSYQYHLLRSEVWTVISGQGEMILDGTVRMIEKGDVIVISTEAKHSLRAITDIEIIEVQTGSQLVEDDIVRLAMNWGEITEIVMI, from the coding sequence ATGCATATCGTTTTATTATCGGGAGGTAGCGGAAACCGCTTATGGCCCTTATCCAATGAGACACGTTCCAAACAGTTTCTCAAATTATTGGATAACGGTTCTGGACAGCGTGAGTCCATGGTTCAGAGAGTATGGGGCCAGCTTGGTCAAATGGGTCTTCAGCAGTCTGCCATTGTGGCAACAGGGCGATCACAGGTAGAAATGCTTCAAAATCAGCTTGGACTTGAAGTAGAAATGGTCGTCGAGCCAGCACGTAGAGATACATTTCCGGCTATTGCATTGGCGGCTGGTTACCTGTACTCCGTTAAAGGTGCGAGTCCTAACGATGTTGTCATAGTGCTTCCAGTTGATCCGTTTGTAGAGGATCATTTCTTCGAGAAAGTGAAAGAATTAGAAACGCTAATGTTGCAAACCGAAGCTGATCTGGGATTGATGGGTGTCTTACCAGATCATCCTTCTTCCAAATTCGGCTACATCGTACCTCAATCCACATCGAAATTGGATAATGGGATGGAATTTTTACGGGTAAACCATTTCGTTGAGAAGCCTGAAGAACAACATGCTCTTCAACTGATGGAGCAATCTGCGCTTTGGAATTGTGGCGTGTTTGCTTTTCGCCTCGAGTATGTTATTAATCATCTCCTAGAGCAGTCTCTTCCCATTCAATATGATGAATTAATACATCAGTACAATCGTATGGAAAAGACAAGTTTCGATTATGCCGTGGTGGAAAAGGCAAAAAATATTGTTGTGATGCCGTATAAAGGCATATGGAAAGACTTAGGCACTTGGAATGTATTGACCGAAGAAATTCAATCCACAGTTATTGGAAAGGGCACTTTGACCGAGGATTCTCATAATACACATGTTATTAATGAGTTGGATATTCCGATAACGGTCATTGGATCTCCAAATTTAATCGTTGCGGCAAGTCCGGATGGGATTCTTGTATCTGAGAAGAATGCCAGCATTCGAATTAAAGAAGTGATGCAATTTGGTGATCAGCGCCCGATGTATGAAGAGCGCCGTTGGGGACGCTATCGTGTGTTAGACTACATTAAATATCCGAATGGAAATGAAGTATTGACCAAACGGATCTGCATTCTTCAAGGGAAGAATTTAAGCTATCAATATCATCTTTTGCGCAGTGAAGTATGGACGGTTATATCGGGACAAGGGGAAATGATATTGGATGGCACTGTTCGGATGATTGAAAAGGGAGATGTCATCGTCATATCTACGGAAGCGAAGCATAGCTTACGAGCGATTACCGATATCGAAATCATAGAGGTGCAGACAGGTAGTCAATTAGTTGAGGATGACATTGTGAGACTGGCCATGAATTGGGGAGAAATAACGGAGATTGTTATGATCTGA
- a CDS encoding glycosyltransferase family 4 protein — protein MNILHIANHVKQSGNGIVNVMIDLACEQARLGHNVAVASEGGEYIELLRKNNVQHYKLDQTRKPAQMMQAFFVFRKIVKVFKPDIIHAHMMTGALYSRYLKGFQKYKIVTHVHNEFQKSADYMKVGDSVIAVSQAVAKSMANRGVEEQKLRVVLNGTIGSKRIEDTDGISLKGRSIVTVAGLNERKGISDLIEAFDIVSVECPDSELYIVGDGPDRDVFKLKAAQSFNHQRIHFEGFQADPHKYMSSAEVFVLASHKDPFPLVLVEAREAGCAIIATDVDGIPEALNYGNSGMIVPPRSPDKLAEAIITMLCDEELRDKYKVSAQQGLDFYKVERVAKETIKIYEELRIS, from the coding sequence ATGAATATTCTTCATATAGCCAATCATGTTAAACAGTCTGGTAACGGAATTGTTAATGTTATGATCGATTTAGCCTGCGAGCAGGCTAGATTGGGTCATAATGTAGCGGTTGCATCTGAGGGTGGGGAGTATATAGAACTGTTGCGAAAGAATAATGTTCAACATTATAAACTTGATCAGACGAGAAAGCCAGCACAAATGATGCAGGCTTTTTTTGTTTTTCGAAAAATAGTCAAAGTATTTAAGCCAGATATTATCCATGCACATATGATGACTGGAGCTTTGTACTCAAGATATTTGAAAGGGTTTCAGAAATATAAAATTGTAACGCATGTACATAATGAATTTCAGAAGAGTGCGGACTACATGAAGGTTGGAGATTCAGTCATAGCGGTAAGCCAAGCAGTGGCTAAATCGATGGCGAACCGGGGTGTAGAAGAGCAGAAATTACGTGTTGTTTTAAACGGAACAATAGGAAGCAAGCGAATAGAAGATACAGATGGTATCTCACTAAAGGGCCGTTCGATTGTTACTGTTGCTGGATTAAATGAGCGAAAGGGTATATCAGATTTAATCGAAGCGTTTGACATCGTTTCCGTCGAATGCCCAGATTCAGAGTTGTATATCGTTGGAGATGGACCGGACAGAGACGTATTTAAATTAAAAGCTGCCCAATCATTCAATCATCAAAGGATACATTTCGAGGGGTTCCAGGCCGACCCCCATAAATATATGAGTTCTGCAGAAGTATTTGTACTAGCCTCACATAAAGATCCATTTCCGTTAGTATTGGTTGAAGCTAGGGAAGCGGGTTGTGCCATAATCGCAACCGATGTAGACGGTATACCAGAAGCATTGAATTATGGGAATTCCGGCATGATTGTACCACCGAGATCTCCAGACAAGTTAGCAGAAGCAATTATTACAATGCTGTGTGATGAGGAACTTCGTGACAAATATAAAGTTTCTGCACAACAGGGATTGGATTTCTACAAAGTAGAACGGGTCGCTAAAGAGACGATAAAAATTTATGAAGAACTTCGGATCAGTTAA
- a CDS encoding nucleotidyltransferase family protein, translated as MGRNNGDCYDLKIQLSDSEVNTLKLDAIELDLSDVSKELFFLLFILREETLDEMLVKQYTSDLDWKWFVKLVMHHRVYPLVYLKLKELNPTLIPANVRESLQQQYNNNTMKMLHLSREMNHICKAFTNNGIRTILLKGPVLAIQLYGNLAHRTSKDIDILVHADDVEKTEDILVQLGYVSEDEHLLDNWKRKSHHLSFEHHEHMAQVEIHWRLNPHFSKSFSFDQLWKRRNDVILSNQTFHYLGNEDLLYYLSDHGARHGWFRLRWLMDIERLLPTISSGNMNIHFNQYGGQQYVGQALILLSQLFSTKISRDLEVLTVSPKSNRLAVMALYYIKRIVQLNPVPEKSVAWHYHRYIFSLMSGKQKLTYLLIKLSPSSRDALLLPLPKSLHFLYFLLRPFLWFWRRMKQQSI; from the coding sequence TTGGGGAGAAATAACGGAGATTGTTATGATCTGAAAATTCAATTATCAGATAGTGAGGTAAATACATTGAAATTAGATGCCATTGAATTGGACCTAAGTGATGTGTCCAAAGAATTATTTTTTTTACTATTTATTTTACGTGAGGAAACGCTGGATGAGATGCTTGTTAAGCAATATACATCCGATCTGGATTGGAAATGGTTTGTGAAGCTTGTAATGCATCATCGTGTGTATCCTCTTGTTTATTTGAAATTGAAAGAACTTAACCCCACACTAATTCCGGCTAATGTCAGGGAATCTCTTCAGCAACAATATAATAACAACACCATGAAGATGCTACATCTAAGCAGAGAAATGAATCATATCTGCAAAGCATTTACCAACAATGGAATACGTACTATCTTGCTAAAAGGACCGGTTCTTGCAATACAACTCTATGGTAATCTGGCTCATAGAACATCCAAGGATATAGATATTCTAGTTCACGCAGATGATGTGGAGAAAACGGAGGACATACTGGTACAACTTGGCTATGTGTCGGAAGATGAGCATTTATTGGATAATTGGAAGAGGAAATCACATCATCTATCTTTCGAGCATCATGAGCATATGGCACAAGTTGAAATCCACTGGCGATTGAATCCTCATTTCAGCAAGTCCTTCTCATTTGATCAATTGTGGAAACGTAGAAATGATGTGATATTGTCTAATCAAACGTTTCACTATTTGGGAAATGAGGATCTTCTCTACTATCTTAGTGACCATGGTGCTAGACATGGTTGGTTCCGGTTACGTTGGTTAATGGATATTGAAAGGTTATTACCTACAATAAGTAGTGGAAATATGAATATTCATTTCAATCAATATGGAGGACAGCAATACGTAGGGCAGGCGTTGATCCTGTTATCGCAATTATTTTCAACGAAGATCTCTCGTGATTTAGAAGTATTAACAGTTAGCCCAAAATCTAACCGATTAGCAGTAATGGCCCTCTATTATATCAAAAGAATAGTTCAATTAAACCCGGTACCGGAGAAAAGTGTTGCTTGGCATTATCATCGCTACATTTTTTCATTAATGTCGGGGAAACAGAAATTAACTTACCTCTTAATCAAGCTTTCTCCTAGTTCTCGAGATGCGTTATTGTTACCCCTGCCTAAATCGCTCCATTTTCTCTATTTCCTACTCCGACCCTTTCTATGGTTCTGGCGGCGAATGAAACAACAATCTATATAA
- a CDS encoding lipopolysaccharide biosynthesis protein, protein MAIVNLIKQRRSLGSLGNVLQIFASNVFILGLNVITGIIIARYLGPEGRGEQAAMIMWPTFLAYSLTLGIPASLVYYMKKKDENQGSLYITSLYMSLILGCVAIAVGFVIIPFWMREYSKGVIEFATWALIMAPIAMLGTINVAALQSREEYHRYNFIRYFPVFSTLVLLLGLVVTDHVTPFYTSVAYLFPAIPVAIWVTIKMISNYKIKQKNKIESGKKLLSYGIRSYGTDVAGTFSGYIDQILVVGLLSPSSLGLYVVSLNLSKMLNTIQYAISSVLFPKASGLTQVDAINLTFRVFRISIVITMILGIGIFIVAPYLLILLYGETFVEAIAVFRILIFQTAIYSTSWILSQGFMSIGKPGSVTILRIISLGLNVILLNIFIPLLGIEGAAISLLITSMIEIIGIFLIYTIRYKVKLGNWIVSKKDILWVTQRIRNQKNHSRESM, encoded by the coding sequence ATGGCTATTGTGAATTTGATCAAACAAAGAAGAAGTTTGGGTAGTTTAGGAAATGTTTTGCAAATTTTCGCTTCTAATGTATTTATTCTTGGATTAAATGTAATAACAGGTATTATCATAGCAAGATATTTAGGGCCAGAGGGGCGTGGGGAACAAGCAGCGATGATTATGTGGCCAACATTTCTGGCTTATTCGTTGACTTTAGGCATTCCAGCCTCATTAGTTTATTATATGAAAAAAAAAGATGAAAATCAGGGTTCACTCTATATCACATCATTGTATATGAGTTTAATTCTCGGTTGTGTTGCGATAGCGGTTGGCTTTGTCATTATTCCATTTTGGATGAGAGAGTATTCTAAGGGAGTTATTGAATTTGCAACTTGGGCTTTAATCATGGCGCCAATTGCAATGCTTGGGACGATCAACGTGGCTGCTCTTCAATCTAGAGAAGAATATCATCGATATAACTTCATTAGATATTTTCCTGTATTTAGCACTCTAGTCCTTCTTTTAGGTCTTGTCGTTACAGATCACGTCACACCGTTTTATACATCGGTGGCATATCTTTTTCCTGCCATCCCAGTTGCGATATGGGTAACAATAAAAATGATTTCAAATTATAAGATTAAGCAGAAAAATAAGATTGAATCCGGGAAAAAGCTGTTAAGCTATGGAATCAGATCATATGGTACAGATGTTGCCGGGACATTTTCAGGATATATTGATCAGATTTTAGTAGTAGGATTGTTGTCTCCGAGCAGTTTGGGTCTATATGTGGTTTCCCTTAATCTTTCTAAAATGTTAAATACGATTCAATATGCAATTTCCTCTGTATTGTTTCCAAAAGCATCGGGGCTTACACAAGTGGATGCTATTAATCTAACTTTTAGAGTATTTAGAATTAGTATCGTAATAACAATGATATTAGGTATTGGGATTTTTATTGTAGCTCCGTATCTTTTAATACTCCTTTATGGTGAGACCTTTGTTGAAGCAATAGCAGTGTTTAGAATATTAATTTTTCAAACAGCGATATATAGTACCTCATGGATACTCTCACAAGGATTTATGTCTATTGGGAAACCAGGATCTGTAACGATTCTTCGAATAATATCACTTGGATTAAACGTAATATTGTTAAATATATTCATTCCTCTCTTAGGTATAGAAGGTGCAGCTATATCGTTGCTAATCACATCGATGATTGAAATAATTGGGATTTTCCTTATCTATACCATAAGATATAAAGTTAAATTGGGAAATTGGATTGTTTCAAAGAAGGATATCTTATGGGTGACTCAACGTATCCGTAATCAAAAAAATCATAGTAGAGAATCTATGTAG